Proteins encoded by one window of Vigna radiata var. radiata cultivar VC1973A chromosome 5, Vradiata_ver6, whole genome shotgun sequence:
- the LOC106761379 gene encoding uncharacterized protein LOC106761379 has protein sequence MGFLTDSHKDSWQPIMTTKTNTHSYWLNWRVLLCSIWILVSVILSSLLLWKYERLRKPETNGSRETEKETSATLYEDETWKPCLKGIHPAWLMAFRVVAFFALLVLLIINSIVDGGSIFYYYTQWTFTSITIYFGLGSLLSIHGCYQYHKKATGDKVDNVEADAEQGIYDSSALPQSSNNLSDQEKNLRASEVVIRQHAGIWGYIFQIIFQINAGAVMLTDCVFWFIIVPFLTIKDYNLNFLIVIMHSINAVFLIGDTALNCLRFPWFRIGYFCQWTIIYVIFQWMVHACIYIWWPYPFLDLSSSYAPLWYFAVTLLHIPCYGIFALLMKLKHHVLSTRFSDSYQCQINSA, from the exons ATGGGCTTTCTAACAGACTCTCACAAGGACTCATGGCAGCCCATTATGACTACAAAGACAAACACACACAGTTACTGGCTTAATTGGAGAGTTCTTCTTTGTTCAATATGGATTCTGGTTTCAGTGATCTTGTCATCGTTGCTTTTATGGAAGTATGAGCGTTTGAGAAAACCAGAAACCAACGGAAGCAGggaaacagaaaaagaaacatCGGCAACTCTGTACGAGGATGAAACTTGGAAGCCTTGCCTAAAAGGAATTCACCCTGCATGGCTCATGGCTTTCAGAGTGGTGGCATTTTTTGCGCTTTTGGTGCTTCTCATAATCAATTCCATTGTTGATGGAGGAAGCATTTTCTACTACTATACTCA GTGGACTTTCACTTCAATCACCATATATTTTGGG CTTGGATCTTTGCTCTCCATACATGGATGCTACCAATATCATAAGAAAGCAACTGGGGATAAGGTTGATAATGTGGAAGCAGATGCAGAGCAAGGAATATATGATTCTTCTGCACTACCACAAAGCTCTAATAATCTATCAGACCAAGAGAAAAACTTAAGAGCCTCAGAAGTTGTTATTCGCCAACATGCAGGGATTTGgggttatatttttcaaataatattccAG ATTAATGCTGGTGCAGTCATGCTCACTGATTGTGTATTTTGGTTCATAATTGTTCCATTTCTAACCATCAAAGATTACAACCTAAATTTT TTGATAGTGATTATGCACTCAATCAATGCAGTTTTCCTTATAGGTGACACAGCTTTAAATTGTCTG AGATTCCCTTGGTTTCGAATAGGATACTTTTGCCAGTGGACAATCATATATGTGATTTTTCAGTGGATGGTTCATGCTTGCATTTATATATG GTGGCCTTATCCTTTTCTTGATTTGTCATCCTCTTATGCTCCACTATG GTACTTTGCAGTGACATTACTGCACATTCCATGCTATGGAATTTTCGCCTTGTTAATGAAGCTGAAACACCATGTTTTGTCAACTCGGTTCTCTGACTCTTATCAATGTCAAATAAATTCAGCCTAG
- the LOC106762619 gene encoding uncharacterized protein LOC106762619 isoform X2, whose product MNVRGELSSPDPLDSFPPLRVRESDGASDDSEFERYCSANSVMGTPSTSMSMCSAVTLFNDFSDCDFASSAEGFESFSLGKGTTEANCAGNRRRSLRYGSSGLELYGDCSEELALTALDSSELVGFNRIEEPNGNGEVSAGEGGVNGFEFQIDKREEEEEGEELEELSEGDDSMYNYDSDGNGDGGKEIYLTENMGYSEEREVRNENSLFMNTSVAYGSRDLDDFLIQNGPVSVMSDLFHSQRKKNDTLNPGSGQKEQGKNVKDMVIVNEVEETKDIGYSDAVDDAVEKVRDREVVMPASLEESSAPINSPSSVKMPILGSGDLVSCPEVSSVTEVDEVHLDLPEKEAPRNMGLGVNGCGSMEKGNVNSEEAIAGSDAPGVKSELDDSMFRLDHINDDSQFHKSSSNPSSHLENVIAKSFECVEPIAQLSDSGMRKTLESSPTSTNLLEKSPVVSKTEDFELNEFYDEVVQEMEEILLESMDSPGSRLPMGNRLVEPQFSMPSRDGGLTASTSSTDDAYLLVQHPRRIDRIEVVGARQKKGDVSFSERLVGVKEYTVYIIKVWSGKDQWEVERRYRDFFTLYRCMKTLSNEQGWKLPLPWSSVEKETQIFRSASPDIIVKRSVLIQECLQSIIHSRFSPPRALTWFLSHQDSYSISPVSNVPASQSSFTGWQNFRNISNLGKTISLIVDIPPNKSIKQLLEAQHHTCAGCHKHFDNGRTLIWDFVQTFGWGKPRLCEYTGQLFCSSCHTNETAVLPARVLHHWDFTHYHVSQLAKSYLDSIYEQPMLCVTAVNPFLLSKVPALLHIMSIRKKIGIMLPYVRCPFRRAINRGLGNRRYLLESNDFFALRDLIDLSRGVFAALPVMVETVSRKILEHITDQCLVCCDVGDPCNARQDCSDPSSLIFPFQVCSCQ is encoded by the exons ATGAATGTGCGCGGCGAACTCAGTTCTCCGGATCCGTTGGATTCGTTTCCTCCCTTGCGGGTTCGGGAATCGGACGGTGCCTCGGATGATTCCGAGTTCGAGCGGTATTGCAGCGCCAACTCGGTTATGGGAACGCCCAGCACCAGCATGAGCATGTGCAGCGCTGTCACGCTCTTTAACGATTTCTCCGATTGCGATTTCGCCTCTTCGGCGGAGGGTTTCGAGAGTTTCAGTTTGGGAAAGGGAACGACGGAGGCTAATTGCGCCGGCAACCGGCGACGGAGTCTGCGGTACGGTTCCAGTGGATTGGAGCTGTACGGTGATTGCAGTGAGGAGCTCGCTTTGACTGCGCTCGATTCCTCGGAGTTGGTTGGGTTTAACCGGATCGAAGAGCCGAATGGGAACGGTGAAGTGAGTGCTGGAGAAGGTGGTGTTAATggttttgaatttcaaattgataaaagagaagaggaagaagaaggagaagaattgGAAGAGTTATCGGAGGGTGATGATTCTATGTATAATTATGACAGTGATGGTAATGGTGACGGTGGAAAGGAAATTTATTTGACGGAAAACATGGGTTATTCTGAAGAGAGGGAAGTGAGAAACGAGAACTCTTTGTTTATGAACACTTCCGTGGCCTATGGTTCGCGAGACTTGGATGATTTTTTGATTCAAAACGGTCCCGTTTCTGTCATGTCTGATCTATTTCACAGTCAGCGAAAAAAGAATGATACATTGAATCCGGGTTCTGGTCAAAAGGAGCAAGGGAAAAATGTAAAGGACATGGTTATAGTCAATGAAGTTGAAGAAACTAAAGATATAGGTTATTCTGATGCCGTAGATGATGCCGTAGAAAAGGTTAGGGACAGGGAAGTTGTTATGCCTGCTTCCTTGGAGGAAAGTTCTGCACCAATCAATTCTCCGAGCAGTGTCAAGATGCCGATCCTAGGTTCTGGTGATTTGGTTAGTTGTCCTGAAGTTTCTTCTGTTACCGAGGTGGATGAAGTTCATTTGGATCTTCCGGAAAAAGAAGCTCCTCGGAATATGGGTTTGGGTGTTAATGGTTGTGGTAGCATGGAGAAAGGAAATGTCAACAGTGAAGAAGCTATTGCAGGTAGTGATGCTCCTGGTGTAAAGTCGGAGCTGGATGATTCTATGTTCAGGCTTGATCACATCAATGATGATAGCCAATTTCATAAGAGTTCTTCCAATCCATCCAGCCATCTTGAGAACGTTATTGCAAAATCATTTGAGTGTGTTGAACCAATTGCGCAGCTGTCAGACAGTGGAATGAGGAAAACATTAGAGAGTTCACCCACTTCAACAAATCTCTTAGAGAAAAGTCCTGTGGTGTCTAAG ACAGAAGACTTTGAGCTAAATGAATTTTATGACGAGGTTGTTCAGGAAATGGAAGAAATTTTACTCGAATCTATGGATTCTCCTGGTTCTAGGCTTCCCATGGGTAACAGATTGGTTGAGCCTCAATTTTCTATGCCTTCAAGAGATGGTGGGTTGACTGCTTCTACTTCTAGCACAGATGATGCTTACCTGCTAGTTCAACACCCGAGAAGAATAGATAGGATTGAAGTGGTAGGTGCGAGGCAGAAGAAAGGGGATGTTTCTTTTAGTGAAAGATTGGTTGGAGTGAAGGAATACACTGTGTATATAATTAAAGTGTGGAGTGGCAAGGACCAGTGGGAGGTTGAAAGGCGATATCGTGATTTCTTCACTCTTTATCGTTGCATGAAAACATTATCCAATGAGCAAGGCTGGAAATTACCTTTGCCATGGTCTTCTGTTGAAAAGGAAACCCAGATATTTAGAAGTGCATCTCCTGATATTATTGTGAAAAGAAGTGTTCTTATTCAAGAGTGTTTACAGTCTATTATCCATTCCAGGTTCTCTCCTCCTAGAGCATTGACATGGTTTTTGTCCCATCAAGATTCGTATTCTATTTCACCTGTGTCAAATGTACCAGCTTCTCAGTCTTCTTTTACAGGATGGCAAAATTTTCGAAACATTTCCAATTTAGGGAAGACAATTTCACTCATTGTTGATATTCCACCAAACAAATCTATCAAACAGTTGTTGGAAGCACAGCATCACACCTGTGCTGGATGCCATAAACATTTTGATAATGGAAGAACTTTGATTTGGGATTTTGTACAAACATTTGGATGGGGGAAGCCTCGACTCTGTGAATACACTGGCCAGTTGTTTTGTTCTTCTTGCCACACAAATGAGACTGCAGTCTTGCCAGCCAGAGTTTTACATCACTGGGATTTTACTCATTATCATGTTTCTCAGCTGGCAAAATCCTATCTAGATTCTATATATGAACAG CCCATGCTCTGTGTCACTGCAGTTAATCCCTTCCTCTTGTCAAAGGTCCCAGCCCTGCTTCATATTATGAGTATCAGAAAAAAGATAGGTATAATGCTTCCATACGTTCGCTGCCCATTTCGGAGGGCCATTAACAGAGGACTTGGAAACAGGAGATATCTTCTCGAAAGCAATGACTTTTTTGCTCTTAGAGATTTGATTGATCTTTCCAGAGGAGTCTTTGCTG CACTTCCTGTGATGGTGGAAACTGTGTCAAGGAAAATCCTGGAACACATTACTGACCAATGCCTTGTATGTTGTGATGTGGGAGACCCCTGCAATGCCCGACAAGATTGCAGTGACCCATCTTCTCTCATTTTCCCATTTCAGGTGTGTAGCTGTC Aatga
- the LOC106762619 gene encoding uncharacterized protein LOC106762619 isoform X1: MNVRGELSSPDPLDSFPPLRVRESDGASDDSEFERYCSANSVMGTPSTSMSMCSAVTLFNDFSDCDFASSAEGFESFSLGKGTTEANCAGNRRRSLRYGSSGLELYGDCSEELALTALDSSELVGFNRIEEPNGNGEVSAGEGGVNGFEFQIDKREEEEEGEELEELSEGDDSMYNYDSDGNGDGGKEIYLTENMGYSEEREVRNENSLFMNTSVAYGSRDLDDFLIQNGPVSVMSDLFHSQRKKNDTLNPGSGQKEQGKNVKDMVIVNEVEETKDIGYSDAVDDAVEKVRDREVVMPASLEESSAPINSPSSVKMPILGSGDLVSCPEVSSVTEVDEVHLDLPEKEAPRNMGLGVNGCGSMEKGNVNSEEAIAGSDAPGVKSELDDSMFRLDHINDDSQFHKSSSNPSSHLENVIAKSFECVEPIAQLSDSGMRKTLESSPTSTNLLEKSPVVSKTEDFELNEFYDEVVQEMEEILLESMDSPGSRLPMGNRLVEPQFSMPSRDGGLTASTSSTDDAYLLVQHPRRIDRIEVVGARQKKGDVSFSERLVGVKEYTVYIIKVWSGKDQWEVERRYRDFFTLYRCMKTLSNEQGWKLPLPWSSVEKETQIFRSASPDIIVKRSVLIQECLQSIIHSRFSPPRALTWFLSHQDSYSISPVSNVPASQSSFTGWQNFRNISNLGKTISLIVDIPPNKSIKQLLEAQHHTCAGCHKHFDNGRTLIWDFVQTFGWGKPRLCEYTGQLFCSSCHTNETAVLPARVLHHWDFTHYHVSQLAKSYLDSIYEQPMLCVTAVNPFLLSKVPALLHIMSIRKKIGIMLPYVRCPFRRAINRGLGNRRYLLESNDFFALRDLIDLSRGVFAALPVMVETVSRKILEHITDQCLVCCDVGDPCNARQDCSDPSSLIFPFQEEEIERCKACQLVFHKRCFRKLGNCPCGAQLRLKETRSFINRVSQRGGGGGGETRGALDLLGRGLTSGLSQKFLSGFFTTEKPDKTKDHKDENIILMGSLPTTSL; the protein is encoded by the exons ATGAATGTGCGCGGCGAACTCAGTTCTCCGGATCCGTTGGATTCGTTTCCTCCCTTGCGGGTTCGGGAATCGGACGGTGCCTCGGATGATTCCGAGTTCGAGCGGTATTGCAGCGCCAACTCGGTTATGGGAACGCCCAGCACCAGCATGAGCATGTGCAGCGCTGTCACGCTCTTTAACGATTTCTCCGATTGCGATTTCGCCTCTTCGGCGGAGGGTTTCGAGAGTTTCAGTTTGGGAAAGGGAACGACGGAGGCTAATTGCGCCGGCAACCGGCGACGGAGTCTGCGGTACGGTTCCAGTGGATTGGAGCTGTACGGTGATTGCAGTGAGGAGCTCGCTTTGACTGCGCTCGATTCCTCGGAGTTGGTTGGGTTTAACCGGATCGAAGAGCCGAATGGGAACGGTGAAGTGAGTGCTGGAGAAGGTGGTGTTAATggttttgaatttcaaattgataaaagagaagaggaagaagaaggagaagaattgGAAGAGTTATCGGAGGGTGATGATTCTATGTATAATTATGACAGTGATGGTAATGGTGACGGTGGAAAGGAAATTTATTTGACGGAAAACATGGGTTATTCTGAAGAGAGGGAAGTGAGAAACGAGAACTCTTTGTTTATGAACACTTCCGTGGCCTATGGTTCGCGAGACTTGGATGATTTTTTGATTCAAAACGGTCCCGTTTCTGTCATGTCTGATCTATTTCACAGTCAGCGAAAAAAGAATGATACATTGAATCCGGGTTCTGGTCAAAAGGAGCAAGGGAAAAATGTAAAGGACATGGTTATAGTCAATGAAGTTGAAGAAACTAAAGATATAGGTTATTCTGATGCCGTAGATGATGCCGTAGAAAAGGTTAGGGACAGGGAAGTTGTTATGCCTGCTTCCTTGGAGGAAAGTTCTGCACCAATCAATTCTCCGAGCAGTGTCAAGATGCCGATCCTAGGTTCTGGTGATTTGGTTAGTTGTCCTGAAGTTTCTTCTGTTACCGAGGTGGATGAAGTTCATTTGGATCTTCCGGAAAAAGAAGCTCCTCGGAATATGGGTTTGGGTGTTAATGGTTGTGGTAGCATGGAGAAAGGAAATGTCAACAGTGAAGAAGCTATTGCAGGTAGTGATGCTCCTGGTGTAAAGTCGGAGCTGGATGATTCTATGTTCAGGCTTGATCACATCAATGATGATAGCCAATTTCATAAGAGTTCTTCCAATCCATCCAGCCATCTTGAGAACGTTATTGCAAAATCATTTGAGTGTGTTGAACCAATTGCGCAGCTGTCAGACAGTGGAATGAGGAAAACATTAGAGAGTTCACCCACTTCAACAAATCTCTTAGAGAAAAGTCCTGTGGTGTCTAAG ACAGAAGACTTTGAGCTAAATGAATTTTATGACGAGGTTGTTCAGGAAATGGAAGAAATTTTACTCGAATCTATGGATTCTCCTGGTTCTAGGCTTCCCATGGGTAACAGATTGGTTGAGCCTCAATTTTCTATGCCTTCAAGAGATGGTGGGTTGACTGCTTCTACTTCTAGCACAGATGATGCTTACCTGCTAGTTCAACACCCGAGAAGAATAGATAGGATTGAAGTGGTAGGTGCGAGGCAGAAGAAAGGGGATGTTTCTTTTAGTGAAAGATTGGTTGGAGTGAAGGAATACACTGTGTATATAATTAAAGTGTGGAGTGGCAAGGACCAGTGGGAGGTTGAAAGGCGATATCGTGATTTCTTCACTCTTTATCGTTGCATGAAAACATTATCCAATGAGCAAGGCTGGAAATTACCTTTGCCATGGTCTTCTGTTGAAAAGGAAACCCAGATATTTAGAAGTGCATCTCCTGATATTATTGTGAAAAGAAGTGTTCTTATTCAAGAGTGTTTACAGTCTATTATCCATTCCAGGTTCTCTCCTCCTAGAGCATTGACATGGTTTTTGTCCCATCAAGATTCGTATTCTATTTCACCTGTGTCAAATGTACCAGCTTCTCAGTCTTCTTTTACAGGATGGCAAAATTTTCGAAACATTTCCAATTTAGGGAAGACAATTTCACTCATTGTTGATATTCCACCAAACAAATCTATCAAACAGTTGTTGGAAGCACAGCATCACACCTGTGCTGGATGCCATAAACATTTTGATAATGGAAGAACTTTGATTTGGGATTTTGTACAAACATTTGGATGGGGGAAGCCTCGACTCTGTGAATACACTGGCCAGTTGTTTTGTTCTTCTTGCCACACAAATGAGACTGCAGTCTTGCCAGCCAGAGTTTTACATCACTGGGATTTTACTCATTATCATGTTTCTCAGCTGGCAAAATCCTATCTAGATTCTATATATGAACAG CCCATGCTCTGTGTCACTGCAGTTAATCCCTTCCTCTTGTCAAAGGTCCCAGCCCTGCTTCATATTATGAGTATCAGAAAAAAGATAGGTATAATGCTTCCATACGTTCGCTGCCCATTTCGGAGGGCCATTAACAGAGGACTTGGAAACAGGAGATATCTTCTCGAAAGCAATGACTTTTTTGCTCTTAGAGATTTGATTGATCTTTCCAGAGGAGTCTTTGCTG CACTTCCTGTGATGGTGGAAACTGTGTCAAGGAAAATCCTGGAACACATTACTGACCAATGCCTTGTATGTTGTGATGTGGGAGACCCCTGCAATGCCCGACAAGATTGCAGTGACCCATCTTCTCTCATTTTCCCATTTCAG GAAGAGGAGATTGAAAGGTGCAAAGCTTGCCAGTTGGTTTTCCATAAGCGTTGCTTTAGAAAACTTGGAAATTGTCCCTGTGGTGCTCAACTCAGATTGAAGGAGACAAGGAGCTTTATTAACAGAGTAAGCCAaaggggtggtggtggtggtggtgaaacAAGAGGAGCTTTGGACTTATTAGGCAGAGGACTGACTTCTGGGTTGTCACAAAAGTTCCTATCTGGATTTTTTACAACAGAAAAACCAGACAAGACTAAGGACCATAAAGacgaaaatattattttaatgggCTCCTTACCAACCACTTCTTTATGA